In the genome of Eulemur rufifrons isolate Redbay chromosome 27, OSU_ERuf_1, whole genome shotgun sequence, one region contains:
- the SYT2 gene encoding synaptotagmin-2, with amino-acid sequence MRNIFKRNQEPIVAPATTTATMPVGPVDNSTESGGAGESQEDMVAKLKEKFFNEINKIPLPPWALIAIAVVAGLLLLTCCFCICKKCCCKKKKNKKEKGKGMKNAMNMKDMKGGQDDDDAETGLTEGEGEGEEEKEPENLGKLQFSLDYDFQANQLTVGVLQAADLPALDMGGTSDPYVKVFLLPDKKKKYETKVHRKTLNPAFNETFTFKVPYQELGGKTLVMAIYDFDRFSKHDIIGEVKVPMNTVDLGQPIEEWRDLQGGEKEEPEKLGDICTSLRYVPTAGKLTVCILEAKNLKKMDVGGLSDPYVKIHLMQNGKRLKKKKTTVKKKTLNPYFNESFSFEIPFEQIQKVQVVVTVLDYDKLGKNEAIGKIFVGSNATGTELRHWSDMLANPRRPIAQWHSLKPEEEVDALLGKNK; translated from the exons aTGAGGAACATCTTTAAAAGGAACCAGGAGCCCATTGTGGCTCcagccaccaccactgccacGATGCCAGTCGGGCCTGTTGACAACTCCACCGAGAGTGGGGGTGCCGGGGAGAGCCAGGAGGACATGGTGGCCAAGCTGAAGGAGAAGTTCTTCAACGAGATCAACAAGATCCCCC TCCCGCCCTGGGCACTGATCGCCATCGCTGTGGTCGCCGGCCTCCTGCTCCTCACCTGCTGCTTCTGCATCTGCAAGAAGTGCTGCtgcaagaagaagaagaacaagaaggaGAAGGGCAAAGGCATGAAGAATGCCATGAACATGAAGGACATGAAGGGGGGCCAG GATGACGACGACGCGGAGACAGGCCTGACGGAGGGCGAAGgcgaaggagaggaggagaaggagccgGAGAACCTGGGCAAACTGCAGTTCTCCCTGGACTATGATTTCCAGGCCAATCAG ctCACCGTGGGCGTTCTGCAGGCTGCTGACCTGCCGGCCCTGGACATGGGGGGCACTTCAGACCCTTATGTCAAAGTCTTCCTCCTTCCcgacaagaagaagaaatacgAGACCAAAGTCCATCGGAAGACACTGAACCCTGCCTTCAATGAAACCTTCACCTTCAAG GTGCCGTACCAGGAGCTGGGGGGCAAAACTCTGGTGATGGCCATCTACGACTTTGACCGCTTCTCCAAACACGACATCATCGGGGAGGTGAAGGTGCCCATGAACACTGTGGACCTCGGCCAGCCCATCGAGGAGTGGAGGGACCTGCAAGGTGGCGAGAAGGAGGAG CCGGAGAAGCTGGGCGACATCTGCACCTCCCTGCGCTACGTGCCCACGGCCGGGAAGCTCACTGTCTGCATCCTGGAGGCCAAGAACCTCAAGAAGATGGACGTGGGTGGCCTTTCAG ACCCCTACGTGAAGATCCACCTGATGCAGAACGGCAAGAGGCTCAAGAAGAAGAAGACGACAGTGAAGAAGAAGACCCTGAACCCGTACTTCAACGAGTCATTCAGCTTCGAGATCCCCTTCGAGCAGATCCAG AAAGTCCAGGTAGTGGTCACCGTGCTGGACTATGACAAGCTGGGCAAGAACGAAGCCATCGGCAAGATCTTTGTGGGCAGCAACGCCACGGGCACAGAGCTGCGGCACTGGTCCGACATGCTGGCTAACCCCCGGAGGCCCATCGCCCAGTGGCACTCGCTCAAGCCCGAGGAGGAGGTGGACGCACTTCTGGGCAAGAACAAGTAG